DNA sequence from the Bacteroides intestinalis DSM 17393 genome:
CAATATAGTTATGAAAATGCCGGACAATTCCGAGCAATAGCAGCAATTCTTGGATATTCAGAAGAATATCGGAATGGTGATATTACCTTTTCCAAAGGTAATGAAACATATACTTATCCACTGAATACACTTAAACTTGGCAATTTAGGAGATAATAGAGAATCTTTATTAGAGCAATCTAAAGAAAGAATAATCAGTTTCTTTGATAAAGAACAAGCTAGCAATAATTTCCAAGAATATAGCCAATATTTACGAGAAAACCACAATGTTGCAATTATAAAATGGGATGATATAAAACAAGGTACTAACAAGAATGAAGGATATAAAGACGGATTTACAGTCATTGACCTTGAAAATAAAATTGCATATAAAGGAGAAGACCTTTATCGATATGCTTATGAACAAAACCAAACCCTAGATGGTAAAGGTTCATATGTTGATATAGACTGGAACAAGTTTAATGAAGTAGGAGTTAAACCGGAAAATTTAAGCCCCGAAGATATTGCAAACATCAAAAATGGGAAAAAAACAGGTATGCTAAATTTTTCCATTGAAGATACTCCCGGTAATAGAACACTTCTAGACAATGAAAAAGTGTCTTATAAAACAGAAAATGGAAAACTCCATTTTGAGGGGAAAGCAACAACTCTTAAATATATAACAGCCGAGAATACACCTGAAAATAAATCTAAATTAAAAACCAACGAAATTGATTTCAAAGAAGAAGGTAAACGCATCAAAATTGATGGTATCAATGCTAGAAAACTAGCAATCGCAGCTATTACAGTAGTTTACCCAATCGCTGGGATTGCTATCTTGCTCATTCCTAAACGACAAGAAATAAAAAATGATTTATCCTTTACTAAGGATGAAATAAAAGCCCTAAAAGCTGATAATGTCGTAGTAAAGACTAATTCAAAAGGAGAAAGAACATTGCACCAACGTGACAAAGATACTAATGAGATAGTATCAATAAAAGCAAAAGACATTCATATTCCCCAAAAACTTGGAGGAATAGAGCTTACTCCTATGCAGCAAGAAAATCTCAAAAATGGAAAAGAAATTACCATTGTAAACGAGGAACTAAACAAAGCTGCAAAAGTAAAACTAGATTTGAATGCCAGAAATGGATTATCAATCAAAGATGCAAATACTATAGAAATTAAAGCGACTGAAAAGAAAGAACAAACAATAGGGAAAGAAAGATATATATCTGATAAAGAAAGATTAGAGTTTGTAGCCCAAAAAGGAGCTAAAGGGATTGATGAAATTTTTAAAGATAAACCCACCGAAATGGCTGCCTTTTTAGAGAAACATAAACTTTCTAAAGATTATGCTTCTTACAAGGAAGTAGAAAAAACATATTCCAGCTCTAGGGAAGCTACTAAACAAACTGTCGGAGAACAAATATCTACCCAAATGGATAAAATAGATAGTTCTATTAAAGCAACAGCGAAGCAAGAAGCATCTATTCTCGGATATGGTAGAACCTACGGAAAAAATAATGATACTCCAACGATGAAACTATAATATTATGCTAACATTTGACGATTATAAGGCTAAAATATCCATCATTCAAATACTTGAAGATTTAGGATATAAACAAGACATTAGCAAAGGAAAGGTTTCGCCTGTTTTTAAACTGACAGACGGAGCAGGTAACAAGTTGGATGAAATCATCATCAAGAATCCTCATAGTGTACAAGAACACTACTATGATAGGAATTATAAAGGTGGAGATTTAATTCAGTTCATCAAAAATCATATTAACGACTTCCCACAATTCCAACATCAAAATACATTTGTGCGAATCAATATGATTTTAGGACATTACGCAAATGAGCCTTATAGTCCTAAATATGAAGCATTCAAAGTTGTAAAAGCAGAAAACAAATCTTTTGACAGAGATAGATATAAAGAATTTCCTACTACACTCGCTGATTTAAGATTTCTCACAAATGAAAGAAATATAAATCATCAAGTCGTAGAAAAGTTTCTACCATTTATCACAAGGGTTAAAGACTTACAAGGAAACGGCAATTATTATAATATAGGTTTTCCCTATATTAATCCAAAAGATAAAGACAACAAAGTAACAAATTACGAATTAAGAAACTATGGATTCAAAGGAATGGCTGCCGGAGGTGATAAAAGTAACTCGCTTTGGATTGCTGATTTTTGCCCACACCCCCAAATGGCAAAACATATATACTTTGCAGAATCCGCTTTAGATGCTATGAGCTTCTATCAGCTCAATGCTAACAAAATCAAATTAGAAGAAAGTGTTTTTTGTAGTGTAGGAGGGTACATTTCAGTTAATCAAATAAAAAACACTTTATTGCGATACCCACAAGCTAAAGTACATACCTGTTTTGATAATGATTTAAACGGTAATTTGTATGACATTAAAGTGTCTGGAATCATTAGTAATACAGAAATGACAATAAAAGAAAATAAAGATGATGTGCTGTTTAAAACTAAGGGTAGAGAATTCACTATTAACAAAAATGACGTTTCACTAGAAAGTTTTAGGGAAAAAAGCAAAATAATAGCTCCTATGATTTCTCATAAAGCAGAAAAAGCAAAAGATTTCAATGAAATTCTAATGAAACAACATGAACAAAAAAAAAGTATTAAGTTATGAATGATGGAACAAACATAGCTTCTGATGATATTATATTAAAACCTAAATTCCGATATTGGTTAATGAAGAATTTCCTTTTAATCACATTAGCGATTTTCGTATTCATTTTTAGTAAATATATAAGAGAACATGAATTATTAAAATTTATCAGTGGAACGATATTAGTATTGTTGATATTTATAATTTTCTACAGATATATTTCAATGTTACTTTGTACAAAATGGATTATAACTAGAGAGCAAATAAAAATATATCAAGGAGTGCTTTCAAAAAGGATTAACTACATAGAATTATATCGTGTATATGATTATGAAGAAAAGCAAAGTTTTATCCAGTCTTTAATAAACAACACCAATATCTACATTTATTCTGGCGATAAATCAACACCAGAACTACTGATGAATGGTCTTAAAGCTAATAGTGATATAATTCAAACCATCAGAAATAGAGTAGAAGAACAAAAAAAGAAAAAAGGAATATATGAATTTACAAACAGATAATGATATGAAAAGAGTGCTTTTATTTTTTTCCCTAATGTTACTGTTAGGCAACATAAAAGGACTAGCACAATCTATTGTCATTGACCCGGTAATGATTGGAACATTGGTTTATTCCCATCAGGAGCAACAAGGTGTATTGAAAGACATACAAAGTGAGGAAACAAAAATCCGCAACTTTCAAATTTTAATCCAACAAAAAATGAATCAAATTCAATCCTTACAGGAGAAGACATACAACTATCTTTCTACAGTTAATGCAGTTGTGAAAAATGGAAAAGATATTATTTATGCTTCAACCTTAGCTAGAGACATAGCTAAATACCAATCCGAAGCAGCTAAATATGCAGTTGGAGACCCTAAATTATTAACCATAATTGCAAAAACAGAGTATGAGCTTATCAGTCGAAGTGTAGATTTAATGATATACATAAACAATATAGCATTGCAAGGCGGTGAAAAAAATCTTATGGATAATAAGCAAAGGATAGATTTATGTATTCATGTGGTCAATGAACTTAGACGAATGCGAGGACTTGCATACGCTGTATGCCGACAAATGAAATCCGCTAAAAGGGCTGGAGTACTAAAAACACTTGTACCCGGACAATTTAAATATGTAAATAGTGGGAAACAAAAAGTAGATAATATTTTAAACGGTATTAAATGGATTAGTAAAGGAGGATATTAAATGGATAATGATACAATCAAAGATTTAGGCTTATGCCCTATTTGCCAGAAAGGACACATAATGAAAGGCAGTTTAGGATATTCCTGTAATTACTTCAAAAACATGAATGACAAATGTACATTTAATATTTATCATTCATATTGGGGAAAAGAGATTACAGAAGAAATAGCCAGGCAATTAATAACAACAGGGAAAACAGATATATTTCATGACTTCCATAATAAAAAAGGAGTTCCTTTTTCTGCATATCTGACTATCGAAAATGGAATCGTTATTCCTTCTTTCGTAAATGAAGTATTAGAAACTCCGTGTCCTGTGTGTGGTAGAGAAATTGAAATTTTACTAAATGGATATGCTTGTAAAGGGTATTCACAAAAGGACAAGGACAACAACAGAGTTTGTAACCTCTATATACCCAAAACTATTGCACAAAGAGAAATACCATTGGAAGCAGCAGAAATACTTGCCAGAGGAAAAAAAACACCGTTTATGACTGGATTTAAATCAAGAGAAGGAAATGATTTTTCTTCACGGCTGGTTCTAACAGAGAACTTAGATATTTCTTTTGACAATACATTGTGTAAGTGTCCTAAGTGTGGAGGAAACTTATATATAAACAAAAAAGCCTATAATTGTTCCAACTATAGAAATGAAGCCATAAAATGTGATTTTGTCATTTGGCGTGAAATGTCAGGACGTTCTATAACTCCCGAAGAAGCAATAGAACTTTGCGAGAAAAAAGAAACACCTGTGTTAACTGGATTTCATGATAAAAACGGGCAACCGATGGAAAGAAAGCTTGTACTGAACGATGATTTTAAAATAAAACTAATATGAAAATAGAATTTATAATTTATAGCCATTTTTTTAAAGAGAGAGGAATGAAGGTAAAGGGTGATTGGAATTTTCCGCATCTTCCAAGGATAGGCGAAGAAATTTCACCTCACATTATAATGTTTCAGAATGAATTTACCTATCAAAATTTATTAGAATATCTAACAGATGAAGCTAAAAGTGATTTTAATAAATTCAATGATGGTGAAGATGATTTAGAAGGGAATTTTAAAGCATGGGTATATGATGTTATCTGTGAGGTCAATATAGTTGAATCAATACATTATAGACCAGATACAGAAGACTATACCCAAATTATTCCTGAAATTTGTTTAAGTGATTTAAGTAATTAAATATTATTGATATGCAAATGAATAAGACTGATTTAATCAAAATGGTTGCTGAAAAGGCAAATAAACCAACAAAAGAAGTAGCAGAAATAATTGATAGTTTTTTCAAAGAATTATCTCAAAATCTAAGAGAAAAAGATGTTTCTATAAAAGATTTTGGTACTTTCAAAAAGATTATTCAGCCAGCTCGGATAGCTAGAAATCCGGCAACTGGAGAACCTGTAGAAGTTCCAGAAAAGGAAGTTGTTAAATTTAAGCCGTCCAAAAATATACTAAACATGAAATGGCTATGATAGAAATAAACATCCATATTCCTATAGATGGTGTGAACAATATTTCTATACCAATCCAATTACCTGTAGTTCCAAGGGTTGGAGAAAAGATTTATCTATCTGACAAACAAATAAATAATTTGATAAGTCTATTAGAAGAAGAATATTACCACAATCCACAAACAGAAGAATGGAAAGAATCAATAAGACGGTTCACCAATATTGAGGAAGTAGCATATAATGCTGCAAATGGAACGATACACATTGAATTATCAACTATTTAAAAGAAACAATATGAAAAAGTATTTATCATTAGTAATGATTGGTTTAAGCCTTATGTTGTCTGGATGCAATAAAGACGATAACAACGACCCTGATACTCCACCTACAGGAGATACAGGAAAAGTACGTTATGAAGCTACCGTAAGCGACCCAGAAAATTTCAAACTTCTAATACATTATACAGTAGGAGTAGATATTTCTTCCGAAGCTCCCGAAGAAGCTGCCAAAGAAACTATTGTAGAAAGTCCATTCACATTTGAGCAAGAAGCCAAACAAGGAACATATTTATGGCTATCTGCCTACCCTATACCTAAAGATGAAGAAAACCTTGAAAATTTACAGCTACCTAAGACAGTCGAAGTAAAAATTTTTATTGATGATAAGCTGCATAAGTCTAACAGTGGTGAAAATTATGCAATGGTTCAACATATATTCGGACAGGAAAATTACCAGTAGAATTGATACCTTTTCTGCCTGCACTGGAGAGAAACCGGGAAGGTATTTGATACCGTACTTTTCCGGGTTCTGCCCGGCATGGACGATAAGAGAACATTATTATGATACCAAAAAATAAAAACCAATACCACTCTCACTGCATAAAAGAGTGATATTTTCATTTGAATTAATAAAATGAAAGACCAAAAAAGATTATTACACAAGTGCCTATTAGAAGACATTCCAGCTTTTGTAATATGCGGAACAGATATTTGTTCCGTCCAAGCAATGGAAGCATATTACCAGATAGCAGTAGAAAAAGGTTGCAATAGCAATTTTTTAGAAGACTTGAAATTAGCTATAGAAGATTTCAAGGCTTTTCAATGTGAGGAACCTGAAAAAGTTAAAATACCCGATTAAATCATGGAAGAAAGCAAAGAATTACAAAAACTATATGGATTCATGCAAGCATTCATTTATATAACTGTTTGCATAGAGATTCTACTATTTGTTCATTTTCCCTTTAGTGAACAAATTATGCCCTTATTATCAAAAATGGCAAAAATTCCTATCTATTCTAATATTCTTTATAGTAAACTATTTACATTCTTTATTATAATGGTTACTTGCATTGGAACACGTTCAAAAAAGGATTTAGAATTAGACCCGACTAAACAAATCATTTTTCCTTTAATCTTTGGATTCATAATGTTCTTTGGAAGTATATGCTTTCTTTTCTTTAAAGAAAAAGGAGAAACTAGTTTAGAATGGTATAATATAGCTTACATTATACTATCAATAATTGGAGCGACATTAATAAATTCAGCTCTAGATAACATTTCCAAACGTATTAAATCAAACTTTATGAAAGATAGATTTAATATAGAGAATGAAAGCTTTGAACAATCTAAAGACAAGGTAGAAACAGAATTCTCTGTCAATATTCCGATGAAGTTTTTCTACAATAGAAAGTGGCATAATGGGTGGCTGAATATATGTAACTGTTTTCGTGGAACTTTCGTAATAGGAACGCCTGGAAGTGGTAAATCTTTTTCTGTTATAAATTCTTTTATAAGACAACATTCAGCTAAAGGATTTGCAGAAGTTGTTTACGACTTCAAATTTCCTGAACTTGCCAAAATTGCATATTATAATTATCAAAAGAACAAGCAATTAGGAAAAATACCAAGTAATTTCAAGTTCAATGTCATTAATTTTTCTGATATTGAATATAGTAGAAGAATAAACCCATTGAAACGAGAATATATAGAAATCCTAGCAGATGCAACAGAAACGGCAGAAGCATTATATGAGAGTTTACAAAAAGGCGACAAAGGAAGTGGAGGTAATAGCGATTTTTTTAAAACATCAGCAGTAAACTTGTTAGCAGCTTCTATTTATTTTTGGTCTAGATACGAGAATGGCAAATATTCAGATTTACCGCATGTACTGGCTTTCCTTAATCAAGAATATGACGTACTTTTTAAAGTCCTCTTTTCCGAACCTGAATTAAAATCACTAGTTTCCCCATTTGAAGCTGCATATAAATCAGGAGCAGTGGACCAATTAGAAGGACAGATGGCAAGTCTAAAAGTACAGTTATCAAGACTGGCTACTAAAGAATCTTTTTGGGTATTTAGTGGCAATGATTTCAATTTAAAAGTATCAGATAAAAAAGACCCTAGTTATCTTATCATTGCAAATAACCCTAAAACACAAAGCATGAATAGTGCTTTAAATGCACTTATCATTAACCGATTAACTAGACTTGTCAATACAAAAGGTAACTACCCTACTTCAATCATAGTAGATGAATGTCCCACATTATATTTTTATCAACTTGCAACACTACTTTCTACTGCACGTAGCAATAAGGTTTCAATTTGTTTGGGATTACAGGAACTACCGCAATTAGAAGAACAATACGGCAAAGCTACCGCAAAAACTATAACTTCTATTATAGGTAACACTTTATCCGGGCAAGCTAAAGCTCCTGAAACTTTAGATTGGCTACAAAAACTATTTGGAAAAGTTAAGCAAGTAAAAGAAGGTGTTACTATCAGAAGAAACGAAACAACAATTAATATGAATGAACAAATGGATTTTGTTATCCCGGCATCCAAAATATCTTCATTACAAGCTGGTACATTAGTAGGGCAAGTTGCATTAGATTTTGGACAAGAAGATAATTTTCCAACAGCGATGTACCATTGCAAAACCAATTTAGATTTAAAAAAAATTAAGAAAGAAGAAGAAGCCTACAAAGAACTGCCAAAAGTATATAACTTTGGGACAGCAGATAATAGAGAGAAATTACTGCAAAAAAACTTTAAGAGAATATACGACGAAGTAGAAACAGTAATAGAACAATATGTATAACATTACATTACCAATTTTAGGCACAAGGTTAAAGCAAATCCGAGAGCATATAGGATATTCCCAAGCTCAATTAGCAGAACAGCTGAACTGTAAACAAAATGCGATTTCAAATCTTGAACTAGGAAAAGGGGGCAGCCTAAAACTTTTATTTCAAGTGCTGAATTTTTATTCTAACTATGTTTTTATAGATTTAATATTTAGTGAAAAGTTTTATCTGATTTCTAATACAGAAGAAGATGAAGCGCAAAAAGCCAATTATAATTCTGTTATAATAGAAATTATAAGACAATCAGAAAAAAACTATGAGGATGCTATGTCAAACGCTAAAAAAGAGCTAGAAGCTAATCTTCAAAAAGCCATCAATTTATTACAGCCCTAATAAAATAAAAGAGAGTACAAAATACTCTCTTTTATTTTCCAATATTACTTTAAAGAATTTGTGATACCTATTCTTTTGGAGTTCTGGCACTGATGGGCGTATATAGCATGATGAAATGATACCGAATTATCGTCCCTGGTACACCCTGAAGAACTCCTTTTTGATACCAAATACAAAAAGCTGCTGGAAGCCGGACACAAAGAATTGATACCATAAAACTATAGGGAAAAAGAAGAAGGACAAAATGCCATATTATATATAAATAATATGAATATGTGATTAATATCCTTCACTCCCCGAAACCCAGAAAGAGCAACACGAGAATCTTCTTTTCCCTATGTCCATTTCATAAAAATGATACCAGTATAATAACAAATACTTATAATATGAAAAGAGAGCATCCAAATACATACCTTTTAACAATACAATCGAAATCAATCTATCCTATCTAATTCTATTATAGCTACTTTCTCTTTATCTGGACTTGCTTCATTTTGTATAAGAGTTATATGTTTTTGGGTATAGCTTTTAATAACCCAAGGAGCACCACCTAAATATAAAGCATTGCTATTAAATATGATATATTTTCCTTCTATTTTGTAAGTAATATCAATTTCATCGTAACTTTCCCAATTTACTTTCCCCGATTGAGTATCTATAAATTGCATACCTACTCCCATATTGGGAACTACCCAAGCATCACAACGACCTGTACCACGCCATGAGGTTTGATATAGTTTTTGGGGAGTAAGTTCTCCTATTTGTACCTCTGGATTTTTATCATCACAACTTGTAAAACTTATGTTTACTAAAAATAATGCCCAAAGCATTAATAAGCAAGATTGTTTAAAATAATGTACCATGTATTAAAATAGATTATATTAATATAAATACCAGACTTCAAAATTACAATCCTATAATTGTGTATAGATTTGCTAATGTTGCTATTGAAATCTGTTTTTCTACTAAATTAGAAGCCCATGAACTAAGACCATATACTTCCAGCAAACTCTCATCTCTTTCATCTGCAAAAAATGAAAAACAGAGTTTGGTAGTTGGGTCGTATAAATATTCCATATTAGTTGCCTCATGATAGTACTTACAGAAACCTTTTTCATTGAAGTTCTCCAAAACCATACATAGCGGAGAACGCATTTGAGGATTAATACGCTTTCTAGTATTATAACTTATCTGAATATCAGAGCTGAAATACCTTGATATTTCTGCCGATATAATTTGGGCTTTTTTGATAAAAACATTATCATCTTCATTTTGCCTTAATTCCGCATCCGTAGCATTACTTTTACTCAATACTATTTGGTCACCCTGTCTTGTTGTTAACACAGCAGCTACATCATATAAACTTTCTCCCGAAGCAGATGTCTTTGTCAATACTCTTGCAATCGTAATAGACGGAGTATAAAGTCTTGTAACAGGAAGAAGAATTTCCTTAGAAGTATCATCAAAACGTCTTTGAAAGTTTCTTTCCAGTACAAAATCCGACATTGGATATAATCCTTCTTCTATTAAATCAATCACTGTATGATTTTTTGAATCATTTAATGATTTTCTCCAAGATTGCAAGTTTATATTTATGTCTTTAAGTGCCATTGTAGTATTCACTACACCTGTTTCATCTTGAATACCACCCAATGTTTTTACACGTATAAATATATCTTGTCTTTTGTAAACTGTAGAATCAAAAGTACCATCCTTTCCATTAAATCCGAACGACCCATTAAGTGAATCACCTTTATATACAAGTGAAGCATTAATATTTTTCTCTAAGGATTTAGTTTTCTGTTCAACATTCGTATTTGAATCCGCATTACCCATATATTGCGCAAAAGCTCTTCCACCTGTATAATAACCAACAACAACAAAATCTCCATATGAATCAATGATAGATGATATAGGAGAGGTATATAAATTATTAATAAAAGACCTTCTTAAAAACTGCCTTGCAAACACTTTATTAGAACCATTGGAACTTAACAAGGTAAATTTGCCATGAGCAAACAATATATTCATTTCCCCATAAGCTTGTTCTTTTGATTCATTAATAAAAGTTCTAAATGTTTCGGTTGTCGTTTTCTTTTTCCCTATAGAAAAAAATCCTAGATTTAAAGAAAATCCACTTTTCACAGTTTTACTTATTGATGAAAAATGCGTATAATTATTAAAATCATAATAAGCAAACGATGACTGGTCGTTCCAGTTAGGATAATTTTCATCAATATATGATTCATCATATTCTTTTAGAGATTCAATATCAAGTATGGAATGCGTAAAGTTATCAAAATCACTTGGTATATAATTCCCCTTAAGCAATTTATAACCATAACCTAGATATTTATCAGTTCCCCCAATCATCTCACCACTTCTTGTCAACTCTTCATCAAAAGAAGGTTGTCCTGTAATAACATCTGGAAGAGATGGATTACGTTCTTGAAGAATCACATCATCACATGAATAATCAGTTTCAACCACTGTATTTTGCTGTGCGCATAAGTTCAAATCCTCTGAACAAGCTATAAACAATGGAGCTATAACAGATAAAATTATTATATATAATATTGATTTCATAATCTTTTCTTATTGCAGATTATTATTAGATAAACTTTTCATATATTCTTCTAAAGGAATTGTTACTATTTCGTCTGGTTTTGCCTTTGATGTAGTATTTATTATTCCATACCAAGAACCTTTAAATTTAACTTCTCTATCATTAGCCTCATTTCCATTACGATAAGTCATAGTAATAGTATAGTCAGCCTTTACACTATATTTCTTTAAATAAGTCGTTACTTTAATTAAAGATGGCTCATCAACTTCTACCGGAATAGTCACCGATAATGTTTTAGGTATCTCATACGTTGTGGAAGTATAAGGAGCTCTAGGCAAAAATATTGTTGAATCAGGCATTTCCCCACTACTAAAATTGCCAGGGGCAATAAATTGCCCGGCTATTATTGCAGGACGTAAAAACATTTGTTCTTCATTTGCCATTGGAATTTTCAAAGCTCCTTTTTCTGTATAACAAGAAGTATCTTTTACATCTTTTTTTGCATAAATTGTAATATTTGATGGTCCAGCAACTGCTCCTGTCTGACCATTTGAATACACAACAACAGGGTCTAATTCCGTCACTACAGCTTTAGGTTCAAATGCTATTTCTTTTACTTTAAATTTATCCTGAAACTCTAATAGAAACTCTTGCTGTGGTTGCTTATTATATTTTGCATACCCTACCTGCCCATTACTCTTTACTTCTATAGAATAATTAAACACACTCCAAGGATTATTGGGGTCTGCCGTTCCTAAATATGTCTGATTTTCAATATTAAAATATCCTTTATATGTTGATGGTATAAGGTCCCAACTTCCAGAACTTATATCTTCCGAGTCCCAAACAAAAACAAGTTTATTGTTTGGGTCATTGTTATATTGACCACAAACCAATGGCTTATTATAAGACTTTGAATAAATCAAATATGGTATTCCACTACTAGGTGGCAAAATCTTTAAATAGAATTTTGAAGAACTATAAGCTGAAAGTATCAATTCTTTTCTCATTCCTTGAGTAGAAAGATAAGGCTGTCCAACCACTCCACCTCCTCTGACTTTCAACGCAAAAGGAAGCTCTCTAACAGCATACATATTTGATGAATAAAATTCATCTGTCTCAGGATAATAAGAATAAGATTTCGTTTCTGGCTTTTTTTTAAACTCATCTATATTAGAAAACAGACTCACAGAGTCAGCAACAGAGATAGCTCTTGACTGGATTGAACTTTCTGATGTTTCCGAAAAATCATATAAAAGTTCAGAACTTTTTTCACAAGAGACAAGACCAATAGTCATTGCTCCTACCAATAATTGACTTACGCCCCAAAAAGAATAGAATTTTTTTTTCATAAATATAGTTTTAAAATTATGTCCTTAGAAACAAATACACAATAGAGTTCACGTAGATTTACTTTCTGACGCACGCGAATACGCCACATATACAAAAGGACGAAGAGAAAACAAATCCATGATGCCAAAAACTTTTAGGTAAATATATAAATAGCTCTTACAGCATATTACGTTAAGAGCTATTTATCCCAAAAAGTCAGTTATATTTTACTTAATTTCCCGAAAGACTTAGCCAAAGACGAACTGTTCTTTTAGCCTTATTCTGTTCTCCTTCTAGAATCTTTGCATCACCTTTCTTATAGCTTATTTTTAATTGAGAATCAGTCTGTATAGCATCATATAGAGGAAGCAAAAAGAAATTATCTTCATCTAAAAGTTTTTCCATTATTAACGGAATAATATTTTTACCCATCGCTTGCATTTCTTTAAACTGTGGTAATGTTGTATAAGCGAGAGTACTTGAACTATATTTAGTTTGTGGATTTATTGAAATTTCTTCGTTCCATGAATTAAACAAATCGTTAAACTTAGTCTTTACCTCACAATTAATATTTGCAGCTTTATCAATGACAGCTTGTTTTTCTGCATCAGAAAGTTCAATA
Encoded proteins:
- a CDS encoding MAC/perforin domain-containing protein; the encoded protein is MKSILYIIILSVIAPLFIACSEDLNLCAQQNTVVETDYSCDDVILQERNPSLPDVITGQPSFDEELTRSGEMIGGTDKYLGYGYKLLKGNYIPSDFDNFTHSILDIESLKEYDESYIDENYPNWNDQSSFAYYDFNNYTHFSSISKTVKSGFSLNLGFFSIGKKKTTTETFRTFINESKEQAYGEMNILFAHGKFTLLSSNGSNKVFARQFLRRSFINNLYTSPISSIIDSYGDFVVVGYYTGGRAFAQYMGNADSNTNVEQKTKSLEKNINASLVYKGDSLNGSFGFNGKDGTFDSTVYKRQDIFIRVKTLGGIQDETGVVNTTMALKDININLQSWRKSLNDSKNHTVIDLIEEGLYPMSDFVLERNFQRRFDDTSKEILLPVTRLYTPSITIARVLTKTSASGESLYDVAAVLTTRQGDQIVLSKSNATDAELRQNEDDNVFIKKAQIISAEISRYFSSDIQISYNTRKRINPQMRSPLCMVLENFNEKGFCKYYHEATNMEYLYDPTTKLCFSFFADERDESLLEVYGLSSWASNLVEKQISIATLANLYTIIGL